One genomic window of Haemorhous mexicanus isolate bHaeMex1 chromosome 17, bHaeMex1.pri, whole genome shotgun sequence includes the following:
- the SNRNP25 gene encoding U11/U12 small nuclear ribonucleoprotein 25 kDa protein isoform X2: MAAEEPAEEPAEELAHAEVTAEEIGSQVALEYGQAMTVRVCKADGETVPVVVVQNASVLDLKKALRRHIQLRQARQGGVQHLSWKYIWRTYHLTFNGEKLADDRKTLREYGIRNRDEVSFIKKLRK, from the exons ATGGCGGCCGAGGAGCCGGCGGAGGAGCCGGCGGAGGAGCTGGCGCACGCCGAG GTGACGGCGGAGGAGATCGGCTCGCAGGTGGCCCTGGAGTACGGGCAGGCCATGACGGTGCGGGTGTGCAAGGCGGACGGCGAGACCGTGC CCGTGGTGGTGGTGCAGAACGCCTCGGTGCTGGATTTGAAGAAGGCGCTGCGGCGGCACATCCAGCTGAGGCAGGCTCGGCAGGGCGGTGTCCAGCACCTCAGCTg GAAGTACATATGGAGGACGTACCACCTAACGTTCAATGGAGAGAAGCTGGCGGATGACAGGAAGACGCTGAGAGA GTATGGCATCAGGAACCGGGACGAGGTCAGCTTCATAAAGAAGCTTCGCAAGTAA
- the SNRNP25 gene encoding U11/U12 small nuclear ribonucleoprotein 25 kDa protein isoform X1, whose amino-acid sequence MAAEEPAEEPAEELAHAEVLELFQAALAQLVQDPLLCDLPPQVTAEEIGSQVALEYGQAMTVRVCKADGETVPVVVVQNASVLDLKKALRRHIQLRQARQGGVQHLSWKYIWRTYHLTFNGEKLADDRKTLREYGIRNRDEVSFIKKLRK is encoded by the exons ATGGCGGCCGAGGAGCCGGCGGAGGAGCCGGCGGAGGAGCTGGCGCACGCCGAGGTGCTGGAGCTGTTCCAGGCAGCGCTGGCGCAGCTGGTGCAGGACCCGCTGCTCTGCGACCTCCCCCCGCAG GTGACGGCGGAGGAGATCGGCTCGCAGGTGGCCCTGGAGTACGGGCAGGCCATGACGGTGCGGGTGTGCAAGGCGGACGGCGAGACCGTGC CCGTGGTGGTGGTGCAGAACGCCTCGGTGCTGGATTTGAAGAAGGCGCTGCGGCGGCACATCCAGCTGAGGCAGGCTCGGCAGGGCGGTGTCCAGCACCTCAGCTg GAAGTACATATGGAGGACGTACCACCTAACGTTCAATGGAGAGAAGCTGGCGGATGACAGGAAGACGCTGAGAGA GTATGGCATCAGGAACCGGGACGAGGTCAGCTTCATAAAGAAGCTTCGCAAGTAA
- the POLR3K gene encoding DNA-directed RNA polymerase III subunit RPC10: MLLFCPACGNVLVAEEGPRCHRFACTTCPYVRNVTRKVTSRKYPRLKEVDDVLGGAAAWENVDSTAEPCPKCEHPRAYFMQIQTRSADEPMTTFYKCCNPQCGHRWRD, from the exons ATGCTGCTCTTCTGCCCGGCCTGCGGGAACGTGCTGGTGGCCGAGGAGGGGCCGCGCTGCCACCGCTTCGCCTGCACCACCTGTCCCTACGTGCGCAACGTCACGCGGAAG GTGACGAGCAGGAAGTACCCGCGGCTGAAGGAGGTGGACGATGTGCTGGGCGGCGCCGCGGCCTGGGAGAACGTGGACTCCACGGCAG AGCCGTGCCCCAAGTGCGAGCACCCCCGCGCCTACTTCATGCAGATCCAGACGCGCTCGGCCGACGAGCCCATGACCACCTTCTACAAGTGCTGCAACCCGCAGTGCGGGCACCGCTGGCGGGACTGA